The Hydrogenobacter thermophilus TK-6 genome window below encodes:
- the dapA gene encoding 4-hydroxy-tetrahydrodipicolinate synthase: MFQGSMVALITPFKDGEVDYASLDQLIEFHINNHTDALVVCGTTGESATLTFEEHEKVVEYVVKKAGGRIKVIAGTGANATHEAIELTTHAKRVGADACLSVVPYYNKPTQEGIYRHFKTIADEVDIPIIIYNIPSRTGVEIAPETIYRLAKDCPNIVGSKESTPNMDRISELIKLLGDNFTILSGDDSLTLPMMALGAKGVISVANNIMPREVKNMVDYALRGDFKKAMELHYYLFDLFKILFIETNPIPVKTACWALGMCEKEFRLPLCEMKPENERKLIETLKKYNLPVVRE; encoded by the coding sequence ATGTTTCAGGGTTCAATGGTGGCACTTATAACACCCTTTAAAGACGGTGAGGTGGATTACGCTTCTCTGGACCAGCTTATAGAGTTTCACATAAACAATCATACAGATGCCTTGGTGGTGTGCGGTACCACGGGCGAGTCTGCAACCCTTACTTTTGAAGAGCACGAAAAGGTGGTTGAGTATGTAGTCAAAAAAGCCGGTGGAAGGATAAAGGTGATAGCAGGAACGGGAGCTAACGCCACCCACGAAGCTATAGAGCTTACCACTCATGCAAAGCGCGTGGGAGCCGATGCATGCCTTTCGGTGGTTCCTTACTACAACAAACCTACGCAGGAAGGCATATACAGACACTTTAAGACAATAGCGGATGAGGTGGACATTCCCATCATCATATACAACATACCTTCCAGAACGGGTGTAGAGATAGCTCCCGAGACCATATACAGGCTGGCAAAAGACTGTCCTAACATAGTAGGCTCCAAGGAATCCACTCCCAACATGGACAGGATATCCGAGCTGATAAAACTTCTGGGAGATAACTTTACGATACTTTCCGGTGATGATTCTCTCACCCTTCCTATGATGGCACTGGGTGCCAAAGGGGTTATATCAGTAGCCAACAACATAATGCCAAGAGAAGTAAAAAATATGGTGGATTACGCACTAAGAGGGGATTTTAAGAAGGCAATGGAGCTTCACTACTACCTTTTTGACCTCTTTAAGATACTCTTTATAGAAACAAATCCCATTCCCGTAAAAACCGCCTGCTGGGCACTGGGTATGTGCGAAAAGGAGTTTAGGCTACCACTCTGTGAGATGAAACCAGAAAATGAGAGAAAGCTTATAGAAACCCTCAAAAAATACAACCTTCCCGTTGTGAGGGAGTAA